ggtctgctgcggcgcggcgttcacctgccgCTCTGCATGTTCACTTCCACTTtgatcgtaaatttacgagttttttctcctaaatttacgacttaaaatcttgtaaatttacgagtttttttctcataaatttacgatttttttatctcctaaatttacgatataaaatctcgtaattttacttttttttttttgtagtggccctaatactctgtcGTAACTTTCTGTTTGGCGTGTTGCTTGTTTGTGATTTGGGCTttaaatgcagttaaaaaataGTGATGCGCTCAACTTTGTGTAAAAATGATAGTTTTTGcaataaaactctttttttttttaaaactttgttttctttttccacagaTGTGAGCGACACAGACTGAGCTGAAACTTCCACGTCTCTTGTTTCTGAGCAGAGGTTCCAGGTTTCACCGCCTCGGGTCCTCTTTGTTTACATCCAAAGACTTTGGAACCGAGTCTGCTCGTCTGCCATCAGATTCATAAATGGTTGCATGCAGGACTTTCCCCTGCCAGTACCTGCGATGGTCCAGAACTGCGACCCAAGCCCTCATCCTGTCAGTGCTCACGTTTTGCGTGGTTCTTcctctgtgctgccagcacctgCTGTACTCTTACTACTTCCTGCGGTTCATGTACCTGGACTCCATGAGCGATGTCGCCCTTGGCGACAGCCTCCATCAAGGTCAGGAGGCTCTGCGCTTCTGGGAAAACAGCGCCGCCCCACCCAGCTTCAAGGACATGAGCCACAATCCAGAGGTGCTGGTTACCGTGGTGACAGCCAGGAGGAGGGAGGCGCTGGACTTCCACTACCTCCTGCGGGTGATGCGGCAGCTTAGCGACATCCTCGGAAGCTGTGGGCGGCGCCGATGTGCTGAGGTGCTGCTCTGCGACGTGGAGAGTAGCTCTATGGAGAACGAGGACGCCAAACTGCTGGAGAACCACTTTAAGGTCATCCGGCGCTCCTCTGAAGAGCAGAACCTCCAGGATCAAGTCAACACCTTCGAGAAGGAGAAGCGGGACTACGTCTTCTGTCTCCGCAAAGGATGGGAGCTGGTTAGGCCCAAAAACGTGATCGTCCTGGAGGACGATGCTCTGCCCAGACAGGACTTCTTCAAAGTTGTGAAGGACCTGCTGTCCCGCCGGTTTGCCCTCCAGACTCTCTACATAAAGCTTTATCACCCCGAGAGGCTGCAAAGATACTTGAACCCAGAACCGTACCGGATCTTGGAGTGGGTGGGGCTGGGTTTGGTCTGCGCAACAGTTTTCCTCTGTCTATTGCCTTACTGGAATCCTTTGtctttctccttcactctgtcaCCCGCCCACCTCGTCTTCTTCACCCTCTACTTCATGCTTGCTGCTGAGATGCTGGGGAGGCACTACCTCTTAGAGGTGCGTAGAATCTCCCCCCAGCTCTATGCGGTCTCCCCAGCCACAGAGTGCTGCACTCCTGCCATGCTCTTCCCCGGAAACTCCTCCCTCAGAGTGGCGGAGTTCCTGGATGCCTCGTTCTGCGTCAGAGGGAACGCCAAAGACATGGTTCTGTACCAGATGGCCCGGACCACACCCGGGGAGCGGTCTCACAGCGTGGAACCCAACCTCGTCACTCACATTGGAGCCTATTCTTCAGTCAGACCCAATCCGGTCCGGCCCAAACTCATCTGACAGAACCTGAGGAAGGTGACACTGTTTCACACATATCTCATTTTCTCACACTGGTTTGAACAATGTGAACTTTTGTTGGtctggagtttttattttttatttttatttttactttttgcaggTTTGGGTGCTTTAGATTTTCCCAGAGTTGCTTTGTACGTTTTACAAACCACACCTGAATATTTGGAAGCAAAAGAGTTTTTGCTAAACTTTGCTTTGACctttctgaaaatgttcttcACTAGCAGCTCATCAGAAGCCATCTGTGAGGTTCGATCCAGGGTTTATATCTTTATGCTGTAATCTTTTGATAATCATTTGAGGGAACTTTCAGTTCAGGTTGTCTGGATTTTGcttttcaaaccaaaaaaaaatgtctttaaagccACTTGTTTCTGAAATGTTAGCTAATCGTGTTGAAGCGATAAAGATGCactttgattattattatttttgtttaatgctAATGCACATTTGAAGTTGTTTGCATGATAACTAGTGATGGACAAAAGAAGACAATAATATATTATAGATCATAGGTAATAAAGACAAAATCTTGTTAGAAACACGTAGAACATGAGTTTAAGGCTTTTTCACCCCTGAAGTAACTGAACAGGAACATGTGACGCATAAAACACTGCCATACTACTTTGTTGGAGAATACTGACAGCACTTTACTATTTATGCAACAACATTTAAAACCCAACAACCTTCGTTTGAACTCCAACACTTTCCTGTCAGCCGTCAGGAGCTGCAGTGGAAGGAAAAGGCTGCTCGACCCTTTAAATCAGCTACAAGATAAAGGATGAAAGTCGAAAAGGGAAAGCTAATACTTTAAAAAACTCCcttaaaaaattcttaaaatgcTGCCAGAAATGCTTAAAAGGTTACATAGAgaatattatgtaaaaaatcaagaaaaatctCGTAAATGCCCCCAAATATTATGTAGAGTAATCTGCTAAACACACCGTTGACTgcataaataacacaaaaattattgaatttgttataaaataaattcaaaccTAGCTAACTTTTCTTCTTGAAAATCTTGAAACATGCTCAGACAAAAACTAAATGCTTTTTCTTAATAGGAATGTTCTTTATTCCCCCGATCAAGCAGAGTGACGACACATCAATCATTTCATCAAAATATTAATAAtgcaaatcttttcttttttctgtttggactGTTTCTTCACACCACACAACATGTTTAAGTCCATAATCTTCCTCAAAACTACACTTTATATGTACAAAAATGGTAAAaggattttctcctttttgaatccgttaaatgtttttataatcaaaaataaatattgtttcaaAATCAGACAGTTTACTTACAGATTTTGATTCCATCATAAACATGTTTGATGTTCAGACACCGCAAAATCTGTTTGTTGTGTAACTGTTTTCCTTATATGACGAGAATAAAACGCCAAAGTGCCCaaactttaaaacaataaactaCAGAGAAAACTGTTAATGTATCACTGAATGTGCCTCTGATGTTTTGACTTTCTGTGAAATGATGTTCaagatttattaataaaaagttcAAGAGTTGTGCTGTTGGAAATGGAtttctttaaacctttttatgGCCAAATTAAGAATAGAAATGTGGTTTTATTTCATGAAATGGGAATATTAAAATTTTTATAATTTGTATAACTTTGATTTCCTCTCAGTGGTCAGAATGAGTTTAAACATACCCGTCTGGACTGTTGAGTTTCAGAATCACGTGCagaccagaattttttttcctgcagctgaAGGACTAAATAATGCCAGCTGGGATTAGATGAAAGCTTCAGCCCGTCTGCTCTGagagacacacgcacacatctTGTCAGAGGAAATGAATCCTATAGGCTTTAAATCCCAACGAGCAAAACTGCAGCAAATCAGGTTATTTCTGAGATGGTACAACTGTCTGCATCGTCGGGGGGTAGACTGAGGTATTTGGGGCCCAGGGCAAACAGCATGGGGTGCCCCACTTCAACtctagttttgttttaaattttatatgtacttttaaaatatatatattttctagtGGAATTTTAAATTCATAGACCAAAACAACACTATCAGTAAATACGATGACATTAAGACTATCATAAACAGAATCTACAAGAAATATGAATATATAAATGAAAGCAGTCATGATAAAATGATAAATGGCAATGGCACCCGATACGGATCTTTTCTGATTTCAGGAGCAAAGCAGGGTCAAGTCTGGTTAAACCTCAAGTAAGTGGATGTACCTGGGAATACTAGGTGCTGTAAATCAACTCAACCACGTGGGGGCGCTTTCTGGTGATTTTGCCAAACACCCGGTCCCAAGTCTGAGTGAAAGCAGAGGGTTGGGTCAGTGAAGACTTCAATCTGAAGGTGGGAGTTATGAGAAAACATACAGGAAAAAGACTcaagctggagaaaaaaagaagaagaatacaAAAAATACGGGCACGTAAGTCAAGACATtacttaaataaatatgaactaAATTAATATCTAAATCTTGAAACAGAATTGGAACAGAGTAAAGGGGAACCAAGCAACAACACTCTAAAATATAGAATGAAATTAAATATTCACTCTCACCATTAACTTAGGTGATATTTTCTATGTACATCAGACACTTCATAAAATAATGACAAATTAATTTAGATTCAGATTTCACTGTTAATGTTTTGATAGTTTTCAAAAAACTGTGGCCTTGTTTGgtataaactttattgatttgattCAAATGTCTAGATATGAAGGTTTTCATCTTCCGGATTTGAGTTTAGCATTAATCATACTcattttaccggtatgttttgtCTGAAATGACTCCAAACATCGCTTCTATAAATTTCCGTTATTCTGCAGCTGCGAGTCACATGATTGCTTGTGATGCCTTCATGGTGTCAGATTGAAATCAGGAGAAAAATAAGTTTGACCTATAGTAACACgtagcagagagaaaaaaacaaaacaaagatattTTGGTGACTTATAGTGTTCGAAACTTGTTACATGTCAAAGACTGTAAATATTATGCTAACGTGTTTCTTTTAATCTAACATTTTTTACATCTAAAAGTTGAAAGAATCAAACCACGTTGCCTTTAACGTCCTCGTTTCCGGCGGCAATTTAAAGCAACTGAGTTGGTGGTTTATTAGAGCAGCGCTAACAGAAACCCTGAATATAGGAGAGACAGTCTGAAGTTGGGATGACAGAAGTTTACCAAGTGGCTTTGCAGCACACAGGAAAACCTCTAATGCGTTTCCCGGAAGATGGATGGCTACTTTTTTATCAGTAAATGTCAACAAGAAGCGTGAAAATCTGTTCTTCATCCTCCGGACACACAACACAACCCCTAAAAGTTTGGAAACTTTTGAAGAGCTCCGAAGTTTTGGGAAGAACCGTGTTGCGCAGAAATGTCAGAGCCAGCAAAGGAGAAGGAAAACATTCCTGACGAGTCTGCAGGAGGAAAACGGATTCCAAACGGAGGGAATGCTGCGAAAACCAGGGAGGTAAGAGACTAAAGAGACGAGCAGATTCCTCCTTTCagggcttttcttttcttttcttttgctttaaagaaacatttcagcCACATGACAGCTGTAAACTGCTGGACTCCTGCGCCTTCAGCCTCATAAAACGATCATCTCAAGACGCTTCATCAGAAACTTTCAGCTCACAAATTAcattaaagtacatttttctttaaataaaataacttgatAAATATCATTGTGCTCATTTTCGTGTTACCATGCAGTTTAACACAAGTGCAATATTTTTcccaatttaaaaacaaaagttttcaccacaaaacatttttaaaaaaatacagcctATCTGAAAATTTAAATAGGTTTTTAGTTTGCATATTCTCTGTAAAACAAGACATAAACTGTGAAATGATGTTAGGAAAAATCGGCAAATATTAGAATTCGCTTTTGCACATGAGAGGCGGAGCTTCTGATAAAGAAACACGCGTTAAGCCCCGCCCTCACTAAATTATATCATTAGGCACTTCCGGTTAATCAATTACCTCAGAAATGAATGGGTATAggtaaagaacacatttatatttatatttcacagaaatgtatttaattcaAAACAGGAATATACTTTTAAGacttacgtttttttttttttttaaatgctttagcGGCATTTTTGTGACggaggacccccccccacacacaatatatatatatataaataaattaaatatatatatatatataaataaattaaatattgctagatttttttttaatattacacctctcatgttaggttggggggtgttaggagctgtaagctagcacgtaaacagagagctctcggcaGTGACAAGGGAATGGCGGGGGGTGTCCCACCCACAAACCAGAGTGGAATTTCTTAATAACTCCTTCTGCTCTGTttaaacgatgtcctagaaaacagacggatgttatatatatatatatatatatatatatatatatatatatatatatatatatatatatatatatatatatatatatatatatatatatatatatatatatatatatatatatatatacacacacacacacacacacacacacacacacacacatacatacatattttaatattgtctttcttcagaaatgatcattttttcctctttttctgttttccagctTCTTTTTCGGAGTACATCATTTCTAGTTGTGCATTTCCTGTTTGCATGTCTACTAGCAATAGCACAAATTAacttttctactttaaaataataaaaagaatataGATAAAATATGTTAAGACCCGGATTTTACAATATGGCATGTTGACACTAAAATTGTGTGTTAGCAGGTTTTTATCGgtaatgcttcttttttttcctttaaacttttaaagaacaaaatacaatagatattaaaatgactttttataaAAGAAGTTAGTTCCTGTTTTGGCTATATTGTAGCCAAAACATATATGTATATGGCCGTATTTGTCCTATTTCAGTTGGTCACTTTATGCTACTTGTGTTTCAGGACTTTGAGTTGGCTGCCATTTACGTGTCAGATGCTCAGTACAACAGGAACATCTACTTTGACACTTCCCCTCAAGCTGTCAGGTGAGATCTcacctctttacctgctttggtttttgttttattctacaTTGAAGCTGCATGAAGTTACAGCCGCTCCTCACTTCTGTATGTGCAGGCTCTATCTGCTCTACCATCACTGGATCCTTAAGGTGCTCCTCTACTTCTTCATCGTGCTCAACTTGTCTCTGGCCATCTTTGAGGAGCCGGCTGTCCTCCCGCTGCCCACGTGGGTACGATGCCaatgttttaaaacacaaaaggttTCCAATCGGGTGGAGTGCATTTCTGGTTTCAAAACTCTTCCTCTGTCATCTCCGTGCTTTATGCTGCGTTTACATGTTGGTTGGATGAAATGAAGCACAATGGAAGacggttttatttgttttgggaAAGCTGGAGCTCTGAGATTGCTGCCAGTCAATGGCCAGTCTGGTTTTCTGGTTTCTCTGGTTTCTAATATACAGTTAGCAATTATGCAATTGtggttaaacaaaaagaaagcctTGATCTAATGTGTCATTGAGAGTTACCTCACTGATCTCTGCAACCATTTTTATCTTAGCAAATCCAGTTTAGACcgccaaaaaaaaatccaaataaccTAAATTCTAATAATCATGTCGGCtcgtgagaacccgctcgtttttgtgggCTGGGAGGTGCTGATGCTCTCAGAGGGcatgtttttagaggaatactagAGGaagtgtgtgaatggatcaaaatgccacttttggatttcttttcatgaggaatgaacattaaattacacttaaaagcttaaaattgatttttgcatggtataggccttTAAAAGTTATTACATAGGGATCAGCTGACATCTGTGGTCCTTATGGTAGAAAATAAATGGAGAACATTTTGAGATGGCTTAAAGACTcaccccaatcatcttttgatctaagtTAGTGTTCTTTTCATTATGTTTCTGCTGTTCTTGGTATTGGaccaaaacctgtgttgttttctaggacatagtttctggagagcGGCCGTTTATTAGAAGTTTGCCttcgagttgtgggtgggaatgttcgcccctctttccctctttttacccactctcctgctagcttacagcccctgacaccaccaacctaacataacaggtgcaacaaaaatggcgagcaatattggagccatttTGCCGTACAGttgtgagccagatgccagcttagacgaggacaacaaagacccacatggatttatttgtctacaggtggatgcattagaatagagcagagcagggagcttgtggcctgcccattttattttctacaaaacaaatgtgttctttttttcaaagcatttttctttttaaatttttgatctgctcctgtttcacaacaatttgaataaagaaatactcggaaatttgtcctccatcagaaaaatgccacaaaacataataaaaacacaaaagatgcttttttcctttttaatcagagtggatcttcaaGCCTATTGATGGATTCAAAGCTGTCTTTGAAAGGTCGGTTAGTTGTTATGCTATCTTTGTAATGATGTGTTTTGTCCTCCACAGGCCACCATGCTCGTAGAGCTCTTCTGTTTGCTCGCCTTCACCCTACGAATGGGTCACTATGCTAAGGTGATCCCTCGAGACAAGTTCTGGAAGGACCCCAAAAACCTCTGCATCATCGCCACGCTGGTGGTAAGAGGGTCGGCCATCACTACTGTGGGAGGGGCATAGCTGTAAGGGGGAGGAGCACTAACTAATGTTTTCATAGAATTTCTGCAGTGACCTCCCGCTTTAAGTAATTacattatacatttttaaaactttaatcaTTATTAGTTGTTTCACTAAGTAACTCGGGCATCAGTGTTGCTTGTTCTGTTCTGAACTGGTTGCATCTGGACTTCCTTGTTTTGGGAGCAAATGCTGAATTTGCTGCAGTTTGCTGAGCAGAGTTCCTGTCCAGCCAGAATATGCTGAGaaaactttctgctgctgttgggAAACAGACTTTAGCCTGAGCTGCTGCCTCGTCAGCACCTTTAAAGAGGAGAAGCTTCCTGAAGGCTCAAACTGGATGAGATAGATGAGAAATGCTTCACTTTCTGCAACATTTGTTGAGAATCTGCCATGAATAgttgtttatttgtgttaaatttggttgctttgctgaaaaacttaaaataaatgttaaatgaaaGTTGACACGGTAAATTCAGATTGTTTTAGAGTTAAAATTGCAAAACTGATTCCTGATAAAttgttaactttttaaaataattgcattttttttagtttttttttaaataagaaagaaaatatgtatTGTAAACTGAGGCTGTATTctatgtaaaataaatacattaactttatgaatatttacaaaaaaatgtagacagcaaaatgtacaaaagtatttgtacatttttatttgcaatagtttttccttttaaaactatttagaatattttcttcctttttctagaaaaacaagtttttaaaaatatttatttgttaatatttttccacttttttcatTTAGACTCAACTAAtctcaaatttgttttttgagtcagacaaacctttttgcattttcatgattattattttttgcatatttaGGCAAAACGTTGCCCAAATataacatttcaaaacaaattttaactgataaatataacattttaaaaatcatttttcaattttttttaaataattggacTATTCATCCTccaattcttttatgtttttagacTTCAGTTCATATTTTAAGGGAAGACAGATTTGTTGTTTATTCTATGCTCATAAAATAATCCTTAAGAAGTTAATTAAATTTCTCTCTACCTGCAAAAATTAGTTTCAATGTGAATTTTGATAATTCTGTATTAAACTAGTTCAAATTTATCTTAATATTATAGCTATTtgtaaaaacagaacaagaatCCCggcatttgaaaacatttaaaatgtattttcttttaaccccCAGGATTTGTTCTGAATGCCTCTGTTCTTCTGTGTGCAGCTCACCTTGACTGACATGGTCATCTATGGTGCCCTGAAAGCTGCGGACTGTTACGGCGTCCGCTGGTCCAGAGTCCTGCGACCGCTGCTGTTGATCAACGTGACAGAAGGACGGCAGGTGAGTTTCTGTGTAAAGTGCAATCACCAGGTCAGGATCAACCTTGGAGAGAATGACTGTATTGTGCTTAAAAATTTCCACtggttaaataataataataataattgatgcAAGTATGAAAGAGTTAGAAATATATTTCTGCACCTTTTGGACTCCAGAGAACCACAGTGAGTCTTCATCAACTTTCTGAGGAGTGATCAACCAAAAATGAGTCCAAGAGCTCATCAAGGTCTCTCCAGAGAGGTCATTGAACAAGCAGAAGAACTTAAAATTAAGCACAGATCTCACTTGGCTTACTGAAAGTCAGACTTCATGATTCAACAATCCCTTCTGACAAAAATGGACCCATTTGAGAgttcaaagagaaaatacagagCAAGTAGAACTCTAGAGCTCACTGTAACGAGACAAAAGATCTCTCTGGCATTTTCGGAGCAACAATCCGTtgtggtggtggtagtgtgatggtgtgggctAGAATTTTTGCCATTTCTGAATTCTGTTTTCCACCAGAAGATACTGAAGGAGAAAATTCTGCATTGATTTATGAGCCAAAGCGGGAGGATGCCTGAATCTTGCAGCAGAACAACGGAAGTTCTAGAATAATAAAGTCAAAGTTTAGACTGAAATCTAACCCTAAACAGTTGTtcaatatggaaaaataataattacagaaaaggaaaagggaaaaaaaaatacaaattcataGCTCTGCATTGTTTGCATAAACTTCTTAATTTAAGCagcatttttagttttattcttcttttcaaAAGTTAACAAAACACTTTTAGAGACGCTGGGAGCTTTGTTTTTCCTGGCTGCTGGTGCCTGAACGTCTCATTAGTTTGTGTGAATGTCGAGGGAGCACGTGCGTCTCCTGAGAAGAGGAGCATAAGGttgagtttgtgtgtttgattATGTTCAGCTCCGTCGAGCGTTCAGGAGCATCCGGAACGCTCTTCCTCAGATCTTCTACGTCTTCCTGCTCTTCATGTTCAGCATCCTGCTGTTCTCCCTCATGGCTCTTAAGCTGCTGGGCAAACGGTGAGACCACAGCCTTTCCTGTTGTCATTCCAACGCGCATTTAgctcagtttatttttaattttacgtTGATCAGATAAAGTGTGTGCCacttaaatgtttgtgttttttttaactgttagaGAGCCTTCAGTATGAGGTTGCCAaagattgtattttggatgttgtttgtagATGCAATCCTTTAGAAGTTGTATTTAATTTCCTTCCATGCATTGAAAAGCTTAAAATGTGGTATCATCggcataaaatatttttttttatctttttacagATGACCTATTTTCTGAAGAGTATGTACCTTGCAGTTTACACATTGTGACAAACTCTGGTTGCCATGGCCACACTAAAGAACATATTTTCTAAACTATTAAACTTTCAGaaattgaactttttctttcattcttatggtctatttaaaagaaaaagtttaaagttgCGTTCCTAACGGCTACATTTCTTAAGTAGGATTCAAGTTTGAATTTaggaaatcaaaatgttttatacGTCTTGATTTAAGTTTGTTTTGCTTCATCTGATGTTTTCTCCACAGAGATCTGAAGACCATTTATGGAAAGCCGTACTTTACAAACTACATGGATATAGTCTTTGATCTGTACGTCCTCGTCACCACAGCCAACAGCCCTGACGTCATGTAAGGACTCACAAATAAAACCTTCTCCATACAACATTCAGatctaaaaatgtcttttttttgtagatttaaaaatgatctcaaagtaattttcatatatttatgtatttatagaACACaagaaactgcatccactgctgcctgatATAAACATCTTCTGAGAACGTAAAAACAATCATAAAAATTTCCATTTGCAAaacttaacagaaaaaaaaattaaaagaaaatgtacaaatttCACTAAATGAATTCGGATACCACCATTTTATAGCTTTACTGCCCTCGGTGGTCTGCTTAGTTTATTGTAATCATTAGAGGTTCAGAGTATAGTCAGAAAGAGATACGTACCAACACAAAATCAAGTCGTTTCCGCAGTGCTGGGGAATTAGGGAAGGAAGCACTGCACAGCTAActcagatttttgtgtttttgtaccaTGTGTGGGGTTTGAACACAACCCCATAGCCAGACTTTGACTGCAGTCTAACGTGCAGTCGTCACTTTGCTTAGAATGTTTCTAAACACAATCAAGTATTTTCTCAAGATCCTATCATGTGGACGTTAACAGTGTTTTGTCTCCGTGTGAAAGAAAGCGTTAGAAATGTAACGAGCTGTTTTAAAATCCTTTCAcccttcttcctcttttcatCTTTCTCGCTTTTTTTCCACAGGATGCCAGCGTACAACGCCAACGTTGGTTTTGCCATATTCTTCATCTTGTACATCCTCATCAACACTTACATTTTTATGTCCGTTTTCTTGGCTGTGGTTTACAACAACTATAAAAAATACCTAAAGGTAAAGCTTTTAGGCTGCCAAGATTCTTATCTTCATGTTTTACAGTTTATGTTCCGCCTTTTCCTCTTATTGCtcctgtttttcctgtttttttctccttgatttgcacttctaaaaaaaaaaacttctttggcACTTGCTCTTATTGTTTTATGGTTCttgtttcttcatcttcttgttttttgatcttttacttttcaaaaatgtaaggAACGTTTACCCTATAAATTGTGCgcctgcacatttttttccaaaaccatacaaaatacaagtttttttattttaaaatcttttttatgtcCAAATGTTTGGGCTCTAATTGCACAGATAGTAAAAGGAATAAATGCAAAAGAGATTCTGAG
The sequence above is a segment of the Oryzias latipes chromosome 1, ASM223467v1 genome. Coding sequences within it:
- the tmem246 gene encoding transmembrane protein 246 — translated: MVACRTFPCQYLRWSRTATQALILSVLTFCVVLPLCCQHLLYSYYFLRFMYLDSMSDVALGDSLHQGQEALRFWENSAAPPSFKDMSHNPEVLVTVVTARRREALDFHYLLRVMRQLSDILGSCGRRRCAEVLLCDVESSSMENEDAKLLENHFKVIRRSSEEQNLQDQVNTFEKEKRDYVFCLRKGWELVRPKNVIVLEDDALPRQDFFKVVKDLLSRRFALQTLYIKLYHPERLQRYLNPEPYRILEWVGLGLVCATVFLCLLPYWNPLSFSFTLSPAHLVFFTLYFMLAAEMLGRHYLLEVRRISPQLYAVSPATECCTPAMLFPGNSSLRVAEFLDASFCVRGNAKDMVLYQMARTTPGERSHSVEPNLVTHIGAYSSVRPNPVRPKLI